The Streptomyces sp. HUAS MG91 sequence CCACACCGCTCGGTCCCCGCATGCCGTTGCGGATGGAGATCTGGCCGCTGTTGACGGCGTAGAACCAGGCGAACGACTGGTACGCGCTGACGTACCGGCTCCCCTGACTCCACAGGGCCTGCAACTCCCGCTGGCCGAACTCGAAGCCGCCCGAGGAGCTGGCCGTGATCACGCCCATCTCGAACTCGGGCAGCTCCTCGGGGCGCACCGAGGCGTCCTCGAACGCCCAGTCCGCGGCCACGAGAGCGAGCTGCGTCATCCGGTCGGTCTGCGGCAGAAGCCGGCCCGGCAGATGCTCCTTGGCATCGAACTCCCCGATCTCCCCCGCCAGTTGGGCGGGGTACCGGTCGGGGACGAAGCGGGAGACGCGGCCGATGCCGCTCGTTCCCTTGCGGGTCGCCGTCCAGTACGCCTCCGCGCCCAGGCCGTTGGGGGCGACCACGCCCAGTCCGGTGACGGCGACCCGTACGCGGGACCCGCTCACGCCGGCCTCCGTTCGGGACGGGCGAGCACCATGGCGCTCTGGAAACCGCCGAAGCCGCTGCCCACGGAGAGCACGGCGTCGGTGCGCCAGTCCCGCGCGGTGACCGGTACGTAGTCGAGGTCGCACTCGGGGTCGGGGGTGTGCAGGTTGGCGGTGGGCGGTACCACGTTGTTCTCCATCGCCAGGACGCTCGCCGCGATCTCGATCGAGCCGATCGCGCCCAGGGAGTGCCCCACCATCGACTTGATGGAGCTGACCGGCACGGCGTACGCGTGCGCGCCGAGGCCGCGCTTGAACGCGGCGGTCTCGTGCCGGTCGTTCTGCTTGGTGCCCGAACCGTGCGCGTTGACGTAGTCGACGGCCTCCGGAGCGAGCCGCGCTTCGTCCAGGGCGACCCGTATCGCCTCGGCCATCTCCCGTCCGTCAGGGCGCAGGCCCGTCATGTGGAAGGCGTTGCTGCGCGTGGCGTACCCGGCTATCTCCGCGTACACATGGGCGCCGCGCCGCCGGGCGCTGGCCAGCTCCTCCAGGACGAAGACCGCCGAACCCTCGCCGAGCACGAACCCGTTGCGCGTCCCGTCGAACGGGCGGGAGGCGTGCTCCGGGTCGTCGTTGCGCGAGGTGGTGGCCTTGATCGCGTCGAAGCAGGCCACGGTGATGGGCGAGATCGGGGCGTCCGCCGCGCCGGCCACCATGACGTCGGCCGACCCCTCACGGATCAGTTCGGCGGCGTAGCCCACGGCGTCGAGGCCCGAGGTGCAGCCGGTGGAGACCACCGTGCTGGGTCCCTCGGCGCCCACCGCCCAGGCCACCTCCGCCGCGAAGGAACTGGGCACCATGTAGTCGTAGAGGTGCGGGACCGCGTACGTGTGGTCGACCAGTTCGAGCCGTCCGCTGTCGCTGACGGTCCGGTACTCCTCGTCGAGCCCCATCGTCGCGCCGACCGCGCTGCCGATGGTCACGCCGGTCCGGTGCGGGTCCAGGGCGGCGAACTCGAGTCCGCTGTCCGCCACCGCCTCGCGCGCGGTGACCACGGCGAACTGCGCCGCCCGGTCCATCCGCCGGATCTCCTGGGCGCCGAGGCCCATCAGTTCGGCGTCGAAGTCGACCTCGGCGGCGATCTGCGAGCGGAACGGCGCGGGGTCGAAGAAGCTGATGCGGCGGGTCGCGGTGCGCCCGTCGGCCAGCAGGCTCCAGAAGTCCTTGGCGCCGACGCCGCCCGGCGCGGTGACGCCGACACCGGTGATCACGACCCGCCTGCCCTCCGGGCCGCTCACCGGGCGGTCCAGTG is a genomic window containing:
- a CDS encoding beta-ketoacyl-[acyl-carrier-protein] synthase family protein, with protein sequence MSGPEGRRVVITGVGVTAPGGVGAKDFWSLLADGRTATRRISFFDPAPFRSQIAAEVDFDAELMGLGAQEIRRMDRAAQFAVVTAREAVADSGLEFAALDPHRTGVTIGSAVGATMGLDEEYRTVSDSGRLELVDHTYAVPHLYDYMVPSSFAAEVAWAVGAEGPSTVVSTGCTSGLDAVGYAAELIREGSADVMVAGAADAPISPITVACFDAIKATTSRNDDPEHASRPFDGTRNGFVLGEGSAVFVLEELASARRRGAHVYAEIAGYATRSNAFHMTGLRPDGREMAEAIRVALDEARLAPEAVDYVNAHGSGTKQNDRHETAAFKRGLGAHAYAVPVSSIKSMVGHSLGAIGSIEIAASVLAMENNVVPPTANLHTPDPECDLDYVPVTARDWRTDAVLSVGSGFGGFQSAMVLARPERRPA